The proteins below are encoded in one region of Coffea arabica cultivar ET-39 chromosome 4c, Coffea Arabica ET-39 HiFi, whole genome shotgun sequence:
- the LOC113738543 gene encoding lysine histidine transporter 2-like: MERNSSSEQKRRAADEDINAWLPVTSSRDAKWYYSAFHNVTAMVGAGVLGLPYAMSELGWGPGIAIMILSWVITLYTLWQMVEMHEPEPGRRLDRYHELGQEAFGEKLGLWVVVPQQLMVEIGVNIVYMVTGGKSLQKFHDLVCPNCSHIRTTYFIAIFGSVHLVLSHLPNFNSIAGVSLAAAVMSFSYSFIAWVASVKKGVQPDVKYTPRASTDAGKVFQFLSALGDVAFAFAGHNVVLEIQATMPSSPERPSKKPMWKGVVVAYIVVALCYFPVAFVGYWAFGNSVEDNILISLNKPVWLVAAANLFVVIHVIGSYQVFAMPVFDMMESFLVKVLSIKPSLLLRICTRTTYVATTMVLAMAFPFFGALLGFFGGFAFAPTTYYLPCIIWLVIRKPRKYSLTWFINWICIILGFLLMVLAPIGALREIVLSAKNYKLFS, encoded by the exons ATGGAAAGAAACTCATCATCAGAGCAGAAACGAAGAGCTGCCGATGAGGATATCAATGCTTGGCTTCCTGTAACGTCCTCAAGAGATGCAAAATGGTATTATTCTGCTTTCCACAACGTTACTGCTATGGTTGGTGCCGGTGTCCTCGGCCTCCCCTATGCCATGTCTGAATTGGGATG GGGTCCTGGAATTGCCATAATGATTCTATCATGGGTCATTACCCTATATACCCTATGGCAGATGGTGGAAATGCACGAACCTGAGCCTGGCAGGAGACTTGATAGGTACCATGAGTTGGGTCAGGAGGCTTTTGGTGAAAAACTAGGGCTATGGGTTGTTGTACCCCAACAGCTGATGGTGGAAATAGGAGTCAACATTGTATACATGGTTACTGGAGGAAAATCCCTACAGAAATTCCATGACCTTGTCTGCCCCAACTGTAGCCACATCAGGACCACCTATTTTATCGCCATATTTGGTTCAGTTCACTTGGTTCTCTCCCATCTTCCCAATTTTAATTCCATTGCAGGTGTCTCTCTTGCTGCTGCAGTCATGTCCTTCAG TTATTCCTTTATAGCTTGGGTGGCATCTGTTAAGAAGGGGGTTCAACCAGATGTGAAGTACACTCCAAGAGCATCAACCGATGCAGGGAAAGTCTTCCAATTCCTGAGTGCATTGGGTGATGTAGCTTTTGCTTTTGCTGGTCATAATGTGGTGTTGGAGATTCAGGCAACAATGCCCTCTTCACCTGAGAGGCCTTCCAAGAAACCTATGTGGAAAGGTGTCGTAGTTGCCTACATTGTTGTGGCCTTGTGTTACTTCCCAGTTGCATTTGTTGGATACTGGGCATTCGGAAACAGTGTTGAGGACAACATCCTAATTTCATTGAACAAACCAGTTTGGCTTGTTGCAGCTGCTAACTTGTTTGTTGTCATTCATGTGATTGGAAGTTATCAG GTATTTGCCATGCCAGTTTTTGACATGATGGAATCTTTTCTGGTGAAAGTGTTGAGCATCAAACCAAGTCTGCTGCTTCGTATTTGCACTCGAACTACATATGTTG CCACTACAATGGTACTAGCGATGGCATTTCCTTTCTTTGGTGCCCTTCTCGGCTTCTTTGGAGGGTTTGCTTTTGCACCAACAACTTACTAT CTTCCGTGCATTATATGGCTCGTCAtaagaaaaccaagaaaataTAGCTTGACTTGGTTCATAAATTGG ATATGCATAATTCTTGGTTTTCTGCTGATGGTTTTAGCCCCCATTGGAGCATTGAGAGAGATAGTGTTGTCAGCCAAAAACTACAAGTTGTTTTCTTGA
- the LOC113739822 gene encoding uncharacterized protein isoform X1 — translation MATSAFKSTTKRLSVGGGSSSGASADDSFSSGNNDSAKAHRRSRSLSHFSRRLPLELEEESSGTAAADYRGAPRGKFVNTTRGSEALEISLDDLALEFFSSNSTNGDEATESGERGRSRSARRGQEIGRWASDTASSRRRGRSVSRHRDGVEHKKVVSGGNESKIGTSEANSRRRRSLSVARHRISDSEVVSNCTGSKIGTSEPNSRRRRSLSVVRHRVSDSESDAFRNSQSHYNAKSINSWNSQVQKTSASADRRLQKSASQKDLAHLHDGYSSHSSALTDEETKDARCGKNGAERTIRTAYAQKAQHPNEGVINSGLYEVMCKELRYAVEEIRTELEHARVKNDEGVPSDSNGLQVLETYATKLEQSQKRKQDLLAEMLLEEQHGRELSKIVKELLPDSKCLSDGIKPARARKRSTDRNKMSKRLTEEAERYFEDFISNVEDTDISSFDGERSDGSSTLGGMTKPRDSIIRNTEGFQSPVGCDPHPVEMEGIILPWLQWETSNDGSVLDKVRKHTPITPKTLQWDAEQAISVKRDLSDYSISSHGSSSPGFINVHSVNSSVDDREKSRDSGIRLMSSFDMSEYLLLRRNDELLYERYKERNRINSGGLLLCTNVL, via the exons atGGCCACCTCAGCATTTAAATCAACTACCAAGAGGTTATCTGTCGGCGGCGGGAGCTCATCCGGAGCGTCCGCTGATGACTCCTTCAGCTCGGGTAATAATGACTCAGCTAAAGCTCACCGCCGGTCGAGGAGTCTGAGCCACTTCTCGCGACGGCTTCCCTTGGAGCTAGAAGAGGAGAGTTCAGGTACGGCTGCAGCTGATTATAGAGGTGCACCAAGGGGCAAGTTCGTGAATACCACTCGAGGATCGGAGGCTTTGGAGATTAGTCTCGATGATCTAGCTCTCGAATTTTTCTCTAGTAATAGTACTAATGGTGACGAGGCAACTGAGAGCGGTGAGAGAGGGAGAAGCCGCTCGGCCAGGCGTGGCCAGGAAATTGGGCGTTGGGCGAGTGATACGGCGTCGTCCAGGAGGCGTGGGAGGTCGGTTTCTAGACATCGTGACGGTGTTGAGCATAAAAAGGTGGTTTCGGGTGGTAATGAAAGCAAAATTGGAACTTCTGAGGCAAATTCTAGGCGGAGGAGATCGCTTTCGGTGGCGCGGCATCGAATTAGTGACTCAGAGGTTGTGTCAAATTGTACCGGAAGCAAAATCGGAACTTCCGAGCCGAATTCGAGGCGGAGAAGATCGCTCTCAGTGGTGCGCCATCGGGTTAGTGACTCAGAG AGTGATGCATTTCGAAATTCTCAGAGTCATTACAATGCGAAGAGTATCAACAGCTGGAACAGCCAAGTTCAGAAGACATCAGCTTCAGCGGATCGGCGATTGCAAAAGTCAGCCAGCCAAAAAGATCTTGCTCATTTACATGATGGATATTCT AGTCACTCTTCAGCCTTAACTGATGAGGAAACAAAGGATGCTCGATGTGGGAAAAATGGAGCTGAGAGAACTATTCGAACAGCTTATGCTCAGAAG GCTCAACATCCTAATGAGGGTGTTATAAATAGCGGGTTATATGAAGTGATGTGCAAAGAACTAAGATATGCTGTTGAAGAAATCCGAACTGAACTTGAACAT GCCAGGGTAAAAAATGATGAAGGAGTGCCCTCGGACTCTAATGGTCTTCAAGTGTTAGAAACTTATGCAACAAAGTTGGAGCAG TCTCAGAAGCGTAAACAAGATTTACTTGCCGAAATGTTGTTGGAGGAGCAGCATGGTCGggagctttcaaaaattgttaaagaatTACTTCCTGATTCAAAATGCTTGTCTGATGGTATAAAACCAGCCAGAGCCAGAAAG AGGAGTACAGACAGAAATAAGATGTCTAAACGATTGACTGAGGAGGCGGAGAGATACTTTGAGGACTTCATCTCAAATGTGGAAGATACTGATATATCTTCATTTGATGGAGAAAGAAGTGATGGGAGTTCAACTTTAGGAGGAATGACAAAGCCAAGAGATTCTATAATTAGGAATACTGAAGGTTTCCAGAGCCCAGTAGGATGTGATCCACATCCTGTGGAGATGGAGGGCATTATTTTGCCTTGGTTACAGTGGGAGACTAGTAATGATGGTTCTGTATTGGACAAGGTCAGAAAACACACTCCCATAACTCCAAAAACTTTACAATGGGATGCAGAACAG GCTATATCCGTGAAACGAGATCTTAGTGATTACTCCATCAGTAGTCATGGGAGTTCGAGCCCAGGATTTATCAATGTTCATTCGGTGAACTCAAGTGTAGATGATAGAGAGAAATCTAGGGACTCTGGAATTCGCCTGATGTCAAGCTTCGACATGTCAGAGTATCTTTTGCTTCGCCGGAATGATGAACTTCTGTATGAAAGGTACAAAGAGCGAAACCGAATAAATTCAGGCGGTCTTTTGCTTTGTACTAATGTGCTCTAG
- the LOC113739822 gene encoding uncharacterized protein isoform X2: MATSAFKSTTKRLSVGGGSSSGASADDSFSSGNNDSAKAHRRSRSLSHFSRRLPLELEEESSGTAAADYRGAPRGKFVNTTRGSEALEISLDDLALEFFSSNSTNGDEATESGERGRSRSARRGQEIGRWASDTASSRRRGRSVSRHRDGVEHKKVVSGGNESKIGTSEANSRRRRSLSVARHRISDSEVVSNCTGSKIGTSEPNSRRRRSLSVVRHRVSDSESHYNAKSINSWNSQVQKTSASADRRLQKSASQKDLAHLHDGYSSHSSALTDEETKDARCGKNGAERTIRTAYAQKAQHPNEGVINSGLYEVMCKELRYAVEEIRTELEHARVKNDEGVPSDSNGLQVLETYATKLEQSQKRKQDLLAEMLLEEQHGRELSKIVKELLPDSKCLSDGIKPARARKRSTDRNKMSKRLTEEAERYFEDFISNVEDTDISSFDGERSDGSSTLGGMTKPRDSIIRNTEGFQSPVGCDPHPVEMEGIILPWLQWETSNDGSVLDKVRKHTPITPKTLQWDAEQAISVKRDLSDYSISSHGSSSPGFINVHSVNSSVDDREKSRDSGIRLMSSFDMSEYLLLRRNDELLYERYKERNRINSGGLLLCTNVL; encoded by the exons atGGCCACCTCAGCATTTAAATCAACTACCAAGAGGTTATCTGTCGGCGGCGGGAGCTCATCCGGAGCGTCCGCTGATGACTCCTTCAGCTCGGGTAATAATGACTCAGCTAAAGCTCACCGCCGGTCGAGGAGTCTGAGCCACTTCTCGCGACGGCTTCCCTTGGAGCTAGAAGAGGAGAGTTCAGGTACGGCTGCAGCTGATTATAGAGGTGCACCAAGGGGCAAGTTCGTGAATACCACTCGAGGATCGGAGGCTTTGGAGATTAGTCTCGATGATCTAGCTCTCGAATTTTTCTCTAGTAATAGTACTAATGGTGACGAGGCAACTGAGAGCGGTGAGAGAGGGAGAAGCCGCTCGGCCAGGCGTGGCCAGGAAATTGGGCGTTGGGCGAGTGATACGGCGTCGTCCAGGAGGCGTGGGAGGTCGGTTTCTAGACATCGTGACGGTGTTGAGCATAAAAAGGTGGTTTCGGGTGGTAATGAAAGCAAAATTGGAACTTCTGAGGCAAATTCTAGGCGGAGGAGATCGCTTTCGGTGGCGCGGCATCGAATTAGTGACTCAGAGGTTGTGTCAAATTGTACCGGAAGCAAAATCGGAACTTCCGAGCCGAATTCGAGGCGGAGAAGATCGCTCTCAGTGGTGCGCCATCGGGTTAGTGACTCAGAG AGTCATTACAATGCGAAGAGTATCAACAGCTGGAACAGCCAAGTTCAGAAGACATCAGCTTCAGCGGATCGGCGATTGCAAAAGTCAGCCAGCCAAAAAGATCTTGCTCATTTACATGATGGATATTCT AGTCACTCTTCAGCCTTAACTGATGAGGAAACAAAGGATGCTCGATGTGGGAAAAATGGAGCTGAGAGAACTATTCGAACAGCTTATGCTCAGAAG GCTCAACATCCTAATGAGGGTGTTATAAATAGCGGGTTATATGAAGTGATGTGCAAAGAACTAAGATATGCTGTTGAAGAAATCCGAACTGAACTTGAACAT GCCAGGGTAAAAAATGATGAAGGAGTGCCCTCGGACTCTAATGGTCTTCAAGTGTTAGAAACTTATGCAACAAAGTTGGAGCAG TCTCAGAAGCGTAAACAAGATTTACTTGCCGAAATGTTGTTGGAGGAGCAGCATGGTCGggagctttcaaaaattgttaaagaatTACTTCCTGATTCAAAATGCTTGTCTGATGGTATAAAACCAGCCAGAGCCAGAAAG AGGAGTACAGACAGAAATAAGATGTCTAAACGATTGACTGAGGAGGCGGAGAGATACTTTGAGGACTTCATCTCAAATGTGGAAGATACTGATATATCTTCATTTGATGGAGAAAGAAGTGATGGGAGTTCAACTTTAGGAGGAATGACAAAGCCAAGAGATTCTATAATTAGGAATACTGAAGGTTTCCAGAGCCCAGTAGGATGTGATCCACATCCTGTGGAGATGGAGGGCATTATTTTGCCTTGGTTACAGTGGGAGACTAGTAATGATGGTTCTGTATTGGACAAGGTCAGAAAACACACTCCCATAACTCCAAAAACTTTACAATGGGATGCAGAACAG GCTATATCCGTGAAACGAGATCTTAGTGATTACTCCATCAGTAGTCATGGGAGTTCGAGCCCAGGATTTATCAATGTTCATTCGGTGAACTCAAGTGTAGATGATAGAGAGAAATCTAGGGACTCTGGAATTCGCCTGATGTCAAGCTTCGACATGTCAGAGTATCTTTTGCTTCGCCGGAATGATGAACTTCTGTATGAAAGGTACAAAGAGCGAAACCGAATAAATTCAGGCGGTCTTTTGCTTTGTACTAATGTGCTCTAG